In Quercus robur chromosome 10, dhQueRobu3.1, whole genome shotgun sequence, a genomic segment contains:
- the LOC126702962 gene encoding extensin-2-like isoform X18, whose product MKLTGLDPSWGRVWPQMVMALAFVVVVSNVGSVSGDAYPYASPPPPPYEYTSPPPPEHSPPPPYEYKSPPPPEKSPPPPYEYKSPPPPVKEPAPAPYEYKSPPPPEHSPPPPYEYKSPPPPVHSPPPPYEYKSPPPPEKSPPPPYEYKSPPPPVKEPAPAPYEYKSPPPPEHSPPPPYEYKSPPPPVHSPPPPYYYKSPPPPEKSPPPPYEYKSPPPPTKPYKYSSPPPPPYEYKSPPPPTKPYKYSSPPPPPYEYKSPPPPVYSPPPYYYKSPPPPPPHYYYKSPPPPPKVLPPYHYTSPPPPIHHHPLIVRVVGKVYCYRCYDWGYPIKSHDKKHLEGAVVEVTCKTGKEEITAYGTTKNNGKFALTVKDFDYKKYGAEACKAKLHAAPKDSPCNIPTNLHWGKTGAKLKVKSKNSYEVVLSARPFAYAPKTPYKECEKPVTKPPPYVYKSPPPPVHSPPPYYYKSPPPPPYVYKSPPPPVHSPPPYYYKSPPPPTYLYKSPPPPTYVYKSPPPPVHSLPPYYYKSPPPPTYLYKSPPPPPYVYKSPPPPVYSPPPYYYKSPPPPTYLYKSPPPPVYLYKSPPPPVKALPPPYEYKSPPPPEKSPPPPYYYKSPPPPTEPYKYSSPPPPPYEYKSPPPPVHSPPPPYYYKSPPPPEKSPPPPYEYKSPPPPTKPYKYSSPPPPPYEYKSPPPPVHSPPPPYEYKSPPPPEKSPPPPYYYKSPPPPTEPYKYSSPPPPPYEYKSPPPPVKALPPPYEYKSPPPPEKSPPPPYYYKSPPPPTEPYKYSSPPPPPYEYKSPPPPVKALPPPYEYKSPPPPEKSPPPPYYYKSPPPPTEPYKYSSPPPPPYEYKSPPPPVHSPPPPYEYKSPPPPEHSPPPPYEYKSPPPPEKSPPPPAYIYASPPPPTQ is encoded by the exons ATGAAGCTTACAGGCCTAGACCCCTCTTGGGGTCGTGTATGGCCTCAAATGGTTATGGCATTGGCCTTTGTAGTTGTTGTAAGCAATGTGGGTTCAGTCTCTGGTGATGCTTATCCTTATgcttcaccaccaccaccaccttaTGAGTACACATCACCTCCTCCACCTGAGCAttctccaccaccaccatatgAGTACAAGTCTCCCCCACCTCCAGAGAAGTCTCCTCCACCTCCATATGAGTACAAGTCTCCCCCACCACCCGTGAAAGAACCAGCACCAGCACCATATGAATACAAGTCACCCCCACCACCAGAACACTCTCCACCACCTCCATATGAGTATAAGTCACCTCCTCCACCAGTACActccccaccaccaccatatgAGTACAAGTCTCCCCCACCTCCTGAGAAGTCTCCACCTCCTCCATATGAGTACAAGTCTCCACCACCACCCGTGAAAGAACCAGCACCAGCACCATATGAATACAAGTCACCCCCACCACCAGAACActctccaccaccaccatatgAGTACAAGTCCCCACCACCAC CTGTACACTCTCCTCCACCACCATACTACTATAAGTCCCCACCACCACCAGAGAAATCTCCTCCTCCACCTTACGAGTACAAgtccccaccaccaccaacaaaacCATACAAGTACTcatccccaccaccaccaccatatgAGTACAAgtccccaccaccaccaacaaaacCATACAAGTACTCATccccacctccaccaccataTGAGTACAAGTCCCCACCACCACCTGTTTACTCTCCACCACCTTACTACTATAagtctccaccaccaccaccaccacactaCTACTACaaatctccaccaccaccacccaaggTTCTTCCTCCATACCATTACACGTCTCCACCTCCACCAATCCACCACCACCCATTGATTGTCAGGGTTGTTGGAAAGGTCTATTGCTACAGATGCTATGACTGGGGATATCCCATCAAGTCACATGACAAGAAGCATCTTGAAG GTGCCGTAGTGGAAGTGACATGCAAAACTGGCAAGGAGGAGATCACAGCATATGGTACCACCAAGAACAATGGCAAGTTTGCCCTCACAGTCAAGGACTTTGACTACAAGAAGTATGGTGCCGAAGCATGCAAGGCTAAGCTCCACGCTGCACCCAAAGACTCACCATGCAACATCCCCACTAACTTACACTGGGGCAAAACTGGTGCCAAGCTCAAGGTCAAATCTAAGAACTCATATGAAGTTGTGCTCTCAGCCAGGCCATTTGCTTATGCTCCCAAGACTCCTTACAAGGAGTGTGAGAAGCCAGTCACTAAGCCTCCTCCATACGTGTACAAgtctccaccaccaccagtccactCTCCTCCACCATACTACTACAAgtccccaccaccaccaccatatgTGTACAAgtctccaccaccaccagtccactCTCCACCACCGTACTACTATAAatccccaccaccaccaacataCTTGTACAAgtccccaccaccaccaacataTGTGTACAAgtctccaccaccaccagtccactCTCTACCACCGTACTACTATAAatccccaccaccaccaacataCTTGTACAAgtccccaccaccaccaccatatgTGTACAAgtccccaccaccaccagtctACTCTCCACCACCATACTACTATAAatccccaccaccaccaacataCTTGTACAAGTCCCCACCTCCACCTGTTTACTTATACAAgtccccaccaccaccagtgAAAGCTCTTCCTCCACCATATGAGTACAAGTCCCCACCACCACCAGAGaagtctcctcctccaccatacTACTACAAatccccaccaccaccaactgAACCATACAAGTACTcatccccaccaccaccaccatatgAGTACAAGTCCCCACCACCACCTGTACACTCTCCTCCACCACCATACTACTATAAGTCTCCACCACCACCAGAGAAATCTCCTCCTCCACCTTACGAGTACAAgtccccaccaccaccaacaaaacCATACAAGTACTCATccccacctccaccaccataTGAGTACAAGTCTCCACCACCACCTGTACActctccaccaccaccatacGAGTACaagtcaccaccaccaccagagaaatctcctcctccaccatacTACTACaaatctccaccaccaccaacagaACCATACAAGTACTcatccccaccaccaccaccatatgAGTACAAgtccccaccaccaccagtgAAAGCTCTTCCTCCACCATATGAATACAAGTCCCCACCACCACCAGAGAaatctcctcctccaccatacTACTACAAatccccaccaccaccaacagaACCATACAAGTACTcatccccaccaccaccaccatatgAGTACAAatccccaccaccaccagtgAAGGCTCTTC caccaccatacGAGTACaagtcaccaccaccaccagagaaatctcctcctccaccatacTACTACAAatccccaccaccaccaacagaACCATACAAGTACTCTTccccacctccaccaccataTGAGTACAAGTCCCCACCACCACCTGTACACTCTCCTCCACCACCATACGAGTACAAATCCCCACCACCTCCGGAACACTCACCTCCACCGCCATATGAGTACAAATCACCTCCCCCACCAGAGAAATCTCCTCCACCACCGGCCTACATTTATGCATCTCCCCCACCACCCACTCAATAA
- the LOC126702962 gene encoding extensin-2-like isoform X13, giving the protein MKLTGLDPSWGRVWPQMVMALAFVVVVSNVGSVSGDAYPYASPPPPPYEYTSPPPPEHSPPPPYEYKSPPPPEKSPPPPYEYKSPPPPVKEPAPAPYEYKSPPPPVHSPPPPYEYKSPPPPEHSPPPYYYKSPPPPEKSPPPPYEYKSPPPPTKPYKYSSPPPPPYEYKSPPPPVHSPPPPYYYKSPPPPEKSPPPPYEYKSPPPPTKPYKYSSPPPPPYEYKSPPPPTKPYKYSSPPPPPYEYKSPPPPVHSPPPPYYYKSPPPPEKSPPPPYEYKSPPPPTKPYKYSSPPPPPYEYKSPPPPTKPYKYSSPPPPPYEYKSPPPPVYSPPPYYYKSPPPPPPHYYYKSPPPPPKVLPPYHYTSPPPPIHHHPLIVRVVGKVYCYRCYDWGYPIKSHDKKHLEGAVVEVTCKTGKEEITAYGTTKNNGKFALTVKDFDYKKYGAEACKAKLHAAPKDSPCNIPTNLHWGKTGAKLKVKSKNSYEVVLSARPFAYAPKTPYKECEKPVTKPPPYVYKSPPPPVHSPPPYYYKSPPPPPYVYKSPPPPVHSPPPYYYKSPPPPTYLYKSPPPPTYVYKSPPPPVHSLPPYYYKSPPPPTYLYKSPPPPPYVYKSPPPPVYSPPPYYYKSPPPPTYLYKSPPPPVYLYKSPPPPVKALPPPYEYKSPPPPEKSPPPPYYYKSPPPPTEPYKYSSPPPPPYEYKSPPPPVHSPPPPYYYKSPPPPEKSPPPPYEYKSPPPPTKPYKYSSPPPPPYEYKSPPPPVHSPPPPYEYKSPPPPEKSPPPPYYYKSPPPPTEPYKYSSPPPPPYEYKSPPPPVKALPPPYEYKSPPPPEKSPPPPYYYKSPPPPTEPYKYSSPPPPPYEYKSPPPPVKALPPPYEYKSPPPPEKSPPPPYYYKSPPPPTEPYKYSSPPPPPYEYKSPPPPVHSPPPPYEYKSPPPPEHSPPPPYEYKSPPPPEKSPPPPAYIYASPPPPTQ; this is encoded by the exons ATGAAGCTTACAGGCCTAGACCCCTCTTGGGGTCGTGTATGGCCTCAAATGGTTATGGCATTGGCCTTTGTAGTTGTTGTAAGCAATGTGGGTTCAGTCTCTGGTGATGCTTATCCTTATgcttcaccaccaccaccaccttaTGAGTACACATCACCTCCTCCACCTGAGCAttctccaccaccaccatatgAGTACAAGTCTCCCCCACCTCCAGAGAAGTCTCCTCCACCTCCATATGAGTACAAGTCTCCCCCACCACCCGTGAAAGAACCAGCACCAGCACCATATGA GTACAAGTCCCCACCACCACCTGTACACTCTCCTCCACCACCATACGAGTACAAGTCCCCACCACCTCCGGAACACTCACCACCACCATACTACTATAAGTCCCCACCACCACCAGAGAAATCTCCTCCTCCACCTTACGAGTACAAgtccccaccaccaccaacaaaacCATACAAGTACTCATccccacctccaccaccataTGAGTACAAGTCCCCACCACCACCTGTACACTCTCCTCCACCACCATACTACTATAAGTCCCCACCACCACCAGAGAAATCTCCTCCTCCACCTTACGAGTACaagtcaccaccaccaccaacaaaacCATACAAGTACTcatccccaccaccaccaccatatgAGTACAAgtccccaccaccaccaacaaaacCATACAAGTACTCATccccacctccaccaccataTGAGTATAAGTCCCCACCACCACCTGTACACTCTCCTCCACCACCATACTACTATAAGTCCCCACCACCACCAGAGAAATCTCCTCCTCCACCTTACGAGTACAAgtccccaccaccaccaacaaaacCATACAAGTACTcatccccaccaccaccaccatatgAGTACAAgtccccaccaccaccaacaaaacCATACAAGTACTCATccccacctccaccaccataTGAGTACAAGTCCCCACCACCACCTGTTTACTCTCCACCACCTTACTACTATAagtctccaccaccaccaccaccacactaCTACTACaaatctccaccaccaccacccaaggTTCTTCCTCCATACCATTACACGTCTCCACCTCCACCAATCCACCACCACCCATTGATTGTCAGGGTTGTTGGAAAGGTCTATTGCTACAGATGCTATGACTGGGGATATCCCATCAAGTCACATGACAAGAAGCATCTTGAAG GTGCCGTAGTGGAAGTGACATGCAAAACTGGCAAGGAGGAGATCACAGCATATGGTACCACCAAGAACAATGGCAAGTTTGCCCTCACAGTCAAGGACTTTGACTACAAGAAGTATGGTGCCGAAGCATGCAAGGCTAAGCTCCACGCTGCACCCAAAGACTCACCATGCAACATCCCCACTAACTTACACTGGGGCAAAACTGGTGCCAAGCTCAAGGTCAAATCTAAGAACTCATATGAAGTTGTGCTCTCAGCCAGGCCATTTGCTTATGCTCCCAAGACTCCTTACAAGGAGTGTGAGAAGCCAGTCACTAAGCCTCCTCCATACGTGTACAAgtctccaccaccaccagtccactCTCCTCCACCATACTACTACAAgtccccaccaccaccaccatatgTGTACAAgtctccaccaccaccagtccactCTCCACCACCGTACTACTATAAatccccaccaccaccaacataCTTGTACAAgtccccaccaccaccaacataTGTGTACAAgtctccaccaccaccagtccactCTCTACCACCGTACTACTATAAatccccaccaccaccaacataCTTGTACAAgtccccaccaccaccaccatatgTGTACAAgtccccaccaccaccagtctACTCTCCACCACCATACTACTATAAatccccaccaccaccaacataCTTGTACAAGTCCCCACCTCCACCTGTTTACTTATACAAgtccccaccaccaccagtgAAAGCTCTTCCTCCACCATATGAGTACAAGTCCCCACCACCACCAGAGaagtctcctcctccaccatacTACTACAAatccccaccaccaccaactgAACCATACAAGTACTcatccccaccaccaccaccatatgAGTACAAGTCCCCACCACCACCTGTACACTCTCCTCCACCACCATACTACTATAAGTCTCCACCACCACCAGAGAAATCTCCTCCTCCACCTTACGAGTACAAgtccccaccaccaccaacaaaacCATACAAGTACTCATccccacctccaccaccataTGAGTACAAGTCTCCACCACCACCTGTACActctccaccaccaccatacGAGTACaagtcaccaccaccaccagagaaatctcctcctccaccatacTACTACaaatctccaccaccaccaacagaACCATACAAGTACTcatccccaccaccaccaccatatgAGTACAAgtccccaccaccaccagtgAAAGCTCTTCCTCCACCATATGAATACAAGTCCCCACCACCACCAGAGAaatctcctcctccaccatacTACTACAAatccccaccaccaccaacagaACCATACAAGTACTcatccccaccaccaccaccatatgAGTACAAatccccaccaccaccagtgAAGGCTCTTC caccaccatacGAGTACaagtcaccaccaccaccagagaaatctcctcctccaccatacTACTACAAatccccaccaccaccaacagaACCATACAAGTACTCTTccccacctccaccaccataTGAGTACAAGTCCCCACCACCACCTGTACACTCTCCTCCACCACCATACGAGTACAAATCCCCACCACCTCCGGAACACTCACCTCCACCGCCATATGAGTACAAATCACCTCCCCCACCAGAGAAATCTCCTCCACCACCGGCCTACATTTATGCATCTCCCCCACCACCCACTCAATAA
- the LOC126702962 gene encoding extensin-2-like isoform X10, translating into MKLTGLDPSWGRVWPQMVMALAFVVVVSNVGSVSGDAYPYASPPPPPYEYTSPPPPEHSPPPPYEYKSPPPPEKSPPPPYEYKSPPPPEKSPPPPYEYKSPPPPVKEPAPAPYEYKSPPPPVHSPPPPYEYKSPPPPEHSPPPYYYKSPPPPEKSPPPPYEYKSPPPPTKPYKYSSPPPPPYEYKSPPPPVHSPPPPYYYKSPPPPEKSPPPPYEYKSPPPPTKPYKYSSPPPPPYEYKSPPPPTKPYKYSSPPPPPYEYKSPPPPVHSPPPPYYYKSPPPPEKSPPPPYEYKSPPPPTKPYKYSSPPPPPYEYKSPPPPTKPYKYSSPPPPPYEYKSPPPPVYSPPPYYYKSPPPPPPHYYYKSPPPPPKVLPPYHYTSPPPPIHHHPLIVRVVGKVYCYRCYDWGYPIKSHDKKHLEGAVVEVTCKTGKEEITAYGTTKNNGKFALTVKDFDYKKYGAEACKAKLHAAPKDSPCNIPTNLHWGKTGAKLKVKSKNSYEVVLSARPFAYAPKTPYKECEKPVTKPPPYVYKSPPPPVHSPPPYYYKSPPPPPYVYKSPPPPVHSPPPYYYKSPPPPTYLYKSPPPPTYVYKSPPPPVHSLPPYYYKSPPPPTYLYKSPPPPPYVYKSPPPPVYSPPPYYYKSPPPPTYLYKSPPPPVYLYKSPPPPVKALPPPYEYKSPPPPEKSPPPPYYYKSPPPPTEPYKYSSPPPPPYEYKSPPPPVHSPPPPYYYKSPPPPEKSPPPPYEYKSPPPPTKPYKYSSPPPPPYEYKSPPPPVHSPPPPYEYKSPPPPEKSPPPPYYYKSPPPPTEPYKYSSPPPPPYEYKSPPPPVKALPPPYEYKSPPPPEKSPPPPYYYKSPPPPTEPYKYSSPPPPPYEYKSPPPPVKALPPPYEYKSPPPPEKSPPPPYYYKSPPPPTEPYKYSSPPPPPYEYKSPPPPVHSPPPPYEYKSPPPPEHSPPPPYEYKSPPPPEKSPPPPAYIYASPPPPTQ; encoded by the exons ATGAAGCTTACAGGCCTAGACCCCTCTTGGGGTCGTGTATGGCCTCAAATGGTTATGGCATTGGCCTTTGTAGTTGTTGTAAGCAATGTGGGTTCAGTCTCTGGTGATGCTTATCCTTATgcttcaccaccaccaccaccttaTGAGTACACATCACCTCCTCCACCTGAGCAttctccaccaccaccatatgAGTACAAGTCTCCCCCACCTCCAGAGAAGTCTCCTCCAC caccatatgAGTACAAGTCTCCCCCACCTCCTGAGAAGTCTCCACCTCCTCCATATGAGTACAAGTCTCCACCACCACCCGTGAAAGAACCAGCACCAGCACCATATGA GTACAAGTCCCCACCACCACCTGTACACTCTCCTCCACCACCATACGAGTACAAGTCCCCACCACCTCCGGAACACTCACCACCACCATACTACTATAAGTCCCCACCACCACCAGAGAAATCTCCTCCTCCACCTTACGAGTACAAgtccccaccaccaccaacaaaacCATACAAGTACTCATccccacctccaccaccataTGAGTACAAGTCCCCACCACCACCTGTACACTCTCCTCCACCACCATACTACTATAAGTCCCCACCACCACCAGAGAAATCTCCTCCTCCACCTTACGAGTACaagtcaccaccaccaccaacaaaacCATACAAGTACTcatccccaccaccaccaccatatgAGTACAAgtccccaccaccaccaacaaaacCATACAAGTACTCATccccacctccaccaccataTGAGTATAAGTCCCCACCACCACCTGTACACTCTCCTCCACCACCATACTACTATAAGTCCCCACCACCACCAGAGAAATCTCCTCCTCCACCTTACGAGTACAAgtccccaccaccaccaacaaaacCATACAAGTACTcatccccaccaccaccaccatatgAGTACAAgtccccaccaccaccaacaaaacCATACAAGTACTCATccccacctccaccaccataTGAGTACAAGTCCCCACCACCACCTGTTTACTCTCCACCACCTTACTACTATAagtctccaccaccaccaccaccacactaCTACTACaaatctccaccaccaccacccaaggTTCTTCCTCCATACCATTACACGTCTCCACCTCCACCAATCCACCACCACCCATTGATTGTCAGGGTTGTTGGAAAGGTCTATTGCTACAGATGCTATGACTGGGGATATCCCATCAAGTCACATGACAAGAAGCATCTTGAAG GTGCCGTAGTGGAAGTGACATGCAAAACTGGCAAGGAGGAGATCACAGCATATGGTACCACCAAGAACAATGGCAAGTTTGCCCTCACAGTCAAGGACTTTGACTACAAGAAGTATGGTGCCGAAGCATGCAAGGCTAAGCTCCACGCTGCACCCAAAGACTCACCATGCAACATCCCCACTAACTTACACTGGGGCAAAACTGGTGCCAAGCTCAAGGTCAAATCTAAGAACTCATATGAAGTTGTGCTCTCAGCCAGGCCATTTGCTTATGCTCCCAAGACTCCTTACAAGGAGTGTGAGAAGCCAGTCACTAAGCCTCCTCCATACGTGTACAAgtctccaccaccaccagtccactCTCCTCCACCATACTACTACAAgtccccaccaccaccaccatatgTGTACAAgtctccaccaccaccagtccactCTCCACCACCGTACTACTATAAatccccaccaccaccaacataCTTGTACAAgtccccaccaccaccaacataTGTGTACAAgtctccaccaccaccagtccactCTCTACCACCGTACTACTATAAatccccaccaccaccaacataCTTGTACAAgtccccaccaccaccaccatatgTGTACAAgtccccaccaccaccagtctACTCTCCACCACCATACTACTATAAatccccaccaccaccaacataCTTGTACAAGTCCCCACCTCCACCTGTTTACTTATACAAgtccccaccaccaccagtgAAAGCTCTTCCTCCACCATATGAGTACAAGTCCCCACCACCACCAGAGaagtctcctcctccaccatacTACTACAAatccccaccaccaccaactgAACCATACAAGTACTcatccccaccaccaccaccatatgAGTACAAGTCCCCACCACCACCTGTACACTCTCCTCCACCACCATACTACTATAAGTCTCCACCACCACCAGAGAAATCTCCTCCTCCACCTTACGAGTACAAgtccccaccaccaccaacaaaacCATACAAGTACTCATccccacctccaccaccataTGAGTACAAGTCTCCACCACCACCTGTACActctccaccaccaccatacGAGTACaagtcaccaccaccaccagagaaatctcctcctccaccatacTACTACaaatctccaccaccaccaacagaACCATACAAGTACTcatccccaccaccaccaccatatgAGTACAAgtccccaccaccaccagtgAAAGCTCTTCCTCCACCATATGAATACAAGTCCCCACCACCACCAGAGAaatctcctcctccaccatacTACTACAAatccccaccaccaccaacagaACCATACAAGTACTcatccccaccaccaccaccatatgAGTACAAatccccaccaccaccagtgAAGGCTCTTC caccaccatacGAGTACaagtcaccaccaccaccagagaaatctcctcctccaccatacTACTACAAatccccaccaccaccaacagaACCATACAAGTACTCTTccccacctccaccaccataTGAGTACAAGTCCCCACCACCACCTGTACACTCTCCTCCACCACCATACGAGTACAAATCCCCACCACCTCCGGAACACTCACCTCCACCGCCATATGAGTACAAATCACCTCCCCCACCAGAGAAATCTCCTCCACCACCGGCCTACATTTATGCATCTCCCCCACCACCCACTCAATAA